atatcgtggctacatcaacagtgtagtataaaacacattactacatatcgtggctacatcaacagtgtagtataaaacacattactacatatcgtggctacatcaacagtgtagtataaaacacattactacatatcgtggctacatcaacagtgtagtataaaacacattactacatatcgtggctacatcaacagtgtagtataaaacacattactacatatcgtggctacatcaacagtgtattataaaacacattactacatatcgtggctacatcaacagtgtagtataaaacacattactacatatcgtggctacatcaacagtgtagtataaaacacattactacatatcgtggctacatcaacagtgtagtataaaacacattactacatatcgtggctacatcaacagtgtagtataaaacacattactacacttatcgtggctacatcaacagtatagtataaaaaacacattactacatatcgtggctacatcaacagtgtagtataaaacacattactacatatcgtggctacatcaacagtgtagtataaaacacattactacatatcgtggctacatcaacagtgtagtataaaacacattactacatatcgtggctacatcaacagtgtagtataaaacacattactactaTACtatgttgatgtagccacgatatgtagtggctacatcaacacgatatgtagtaatgtgttttatactaaaaTGTAGCCACGATATTACTAACATATACTACACGTGGCTAcattatactacactgttgatgtagccacgatatgtagtaatgtgttttatactacactgttgatgtagccacatGTAGTATGTGTTTTATAAAACACATGTAGCCACATATGTAGTAATGTGctactgttgatgtagccacgatatgtagtaatgtgttttatacaacagtagccacgatatgtagtaatgtgttttatactacactgttgatgtagccacgatatgtagtaatgtgttttatactacactgttgatgtagccacgatatgtagtaatgtgttttatactacactgttgatgtagccacgatatgtagtaatgtgttttatactacactgttgatgtagccacgatatgtagtaatgtgttttatactacactgttgatgtagccacgatatgtagtaatgtgttttatactacactgttgatgtagccacgatatgtagtaatgtgttttatactacactgttgatgtagccacgatatgtagtaatgtgttttatactacactgttgatgtagccacgatatgtagtaatgtgttttatactacactgttgatgtagccacgatatgtagtaatgtgttttatactacactgttgatgtagccacgatatgtagtaatgtgtttttatactacactgttgatgtagccacgatatgtagtaatgtgttttatactacactgttgatgtagccacgatatgtagtaatgtgttttatactacactgttgatgtagccacgatatgtagtaatgtgttttatactacactgttgatgtagccacgatatgtagtaatgtgttttatactacactgttgatgtagccacgatatgtagtaatgtgttttatactacactgttgatgtagccacgatatgtagtaatgtgttttatactttgATGTAcactgttacatgtatgtagccacgatatgtagtaatgtgttttatactacactgttgatgtagccacgatatgtagtaatgtgttttatactacactgttgatgtagccacgatatgtagtaatgtgttttatactacactgttgatgtagccacgatatgtagtaatgtgttttatactacactgttgatgtagccacgatatgtagtaatgtgttttatactacactgttgatgtagccacgatatgtagtaatgtgttttatactacactgttgatgtagccacgatatgtagtaatgtgttttataatacactgttgatgtagccacgatatgtagtaatgtgttttatactacactgttgatgtagccacgatatgtagtaatgtgttttatactatacactgttgatgtagccacgatatgtagtaatgtgttttatatacactgttgatgtagccacgatatgtagtaatgtgtttttatactacactgttgatgtagccacgatatgtagtaatgtgttttatactacactgttgatgtagccacgatatgtagtaatgtgttttatactacactgttgatgtagccacgatatgtagtaatgtgttttatactacactgttgatgtagccacgatatgtagtaatgtgttttatactacactgttgatgtagccacgatatgtagtaatgtgttttatactacactgttgatgtagccacgataatgtagtaatgtgttttatactacactgttgatgtagccacgatatgtagtaatgtgttttatactacactgttgatgtagccacgatatgtagtaatgtgttttatactacactgttgatgtagccacgatatgtagtagtaatgtgttttatactacactgttgatgtagccacgatatgtagtaatgtgttttatactacactgttgatgtagccacgatatgtagtaatgtgttttatactacactgttgatgtagccacgatatgtagtaatgttttttatactacactgttgatgtagccacgatatgtagtaatgtgttttatactacactgttgatgtagccacgatatgtagtaatgtgttttatactacactgttgatgtagccacgatatgtagtaatgtgttttatactacactgttgatgtagccacgatatgtagtaatgtgttttatactacactgtttgatgtagccacgatatgtagtaatgtgttttatactacactgttgatgtagccacgatatgtagtaatgtgttttatactacactgttgatgtagccacgatatgtagtaatgtgttttatactacactgttgatgtagccacgatatgtagtaatgtgttttatactacactgttgatgtagccacgatatgtagtaatgtgttttatactacactgttgatgtagccacgatatgtagtaatgtgttttataatacactgttgatgtagccacgatatgtagtaatgtgttttataatacactgttgatgtagccacgatatgtagtaatgtgttttatactacactgttgatgtagccacgatatgtagtaatgtgtttttatactacactgttgatgtagccacgatatgtagtaatgtgttttatactacactgttgatgtagccacgatatgtagtaatgtgttttatactatactgttgatgtagccacgatatgtagtaatgtgttttttatactacactgttgatgtagccacgatatgtagtaatgtgttttatactacactgttgatgtagccacgatatgtagtaatgtgttttatactacactgttgatgtagccacgatatgtagtaatgtgttttatactacactgttgatgtagccacgatatgtagtaatgtgttttatactacactgttgatgtagccacgatatgtagtaatgtgttttatactacactgttgatgtagccacgatatgtagtaatgtgttttatactacactgttgatgtagccacgatatgtagtaatgtgttttatactacactgttgatgtagccacgatatgtagtaatgtgttttatactacactgttgatgtagccacgatatgtagtaatgtgtttttatactacactgttgatgtagccacgatatgtagtaatgtgttttatactacactgttgatgtagccacgatatgtagtaatgtgttttatactacactgttgatgtagccacgatatgtagtaatgtgtttttatactacactgttgatgtagccacgatatgtagtaatgtgttttatactacactgttgatgtagccacgatatgtagtaattgtgttttataatacactgttgatgtagccacgatatgtagtaatgtgttttataatacactgttgatgtagccacgatatgtagtaatgtgttttataatacactgttgatgtagccacgatatgtagtaatgtgttttatactacactgttgatgtagccacgatatgtagtaatgtgttttatactacactgttgatgtagccacgatatgtagtaatgtgtttttatactacactgttgatgtagccacgatatgtagtaatgtgtgttttatactacactgttggtgtagccacgatatgtagtaatgtgttttatactacactgttgatgtagccacgatatgtagtaatgtgtttttatactacactgttgatgtagccacgatatgtagaaatgtgttttatactacactgttgatgtagccacgatatgtagtaatgtgttttatactacactgttgatgtagccacgatatgtagtaatgtgttttatactacactgttgatgtagccacgatatgtagtaatgtgttttatactacactgttggtgtagccacgatatgtagtaatgtgttttatactacactgttgatgtagccacgatatgtagtaatgtgttttatactatacTGTTggtgtagccacgatatgtagtaatgtgttttataatacactgttggtgtagccacgatatgtagtaatgtgttttatactacactgttgatgtagtcacgatatgtagtaatgtgttttataatacactgttgatgtagccacgatatgtagtaatgtgttttatactacactgttgatgtagccacgctatgtagtaatgtgttttatactacactgttgatgtagccacgctatgtagtaatgtgttttatactacactgttgatgtagccacgatatgtagtaatgtgttttatactacactgttgatgtagccacgatatgtagtaatgtgttttatactacactgttgatgtagccacgatatgtagtaatgtgttttatactacactgttgatgtagccacgatatgtagtaatgtgttttatactacactgttgatgtagccacgatatgtagtaatgtgttttatactacactgttgatgtagccacgatgtgtagtaatgtgttttctactacactgttgatgtagccacgatatgtagtaatgtgttttatactacactgttgatgtagccacgatatgtagtaatgtgttttatactacactgttgatgtagccacgatatgtagtaatgtgttacagtgagatagcactataaattgACAAGTGTTCCACCATGTATATGGAAACACGACTCAGTATTACAGGTAGGGAACCAGAATTACACATACTTTCCTCATTGTATGATATCATAGTCTACTATATTTAGGATTTGATGTTTTCTCTTCCTAATTGACTTGTTTCTCCTTTGGTATGGCCTCACTTTTGACTTTATTTGCTGTGAGGAAGGCTGATAATCTAGAAAAGTTACTGACAGTGTCAGAAATGAATCGGtgtgtatattattatttcatctATGTTCCCAATTATAACACATATTAAATGTATGATTATACGTAATCATGATTTGTATACATGTCTATTGTCAGAGACATGACGCCAGCGAACGGCCCTCGCAACGTGCCAAATGCTGCATGGGCATGGAGttgacattttgtaaatatctgGAATACATTTAGCAATAACTCAAAGCTTTTGTTGTAAGTAAATGAGCGAGTCACTGCGTTTATAATGTCTCCGGATAGCCGTGATATGGAGCTACAAGGCTTCCACTTACGTATATTAGCTATATGCATGCATACTTTCATTCAATGATCCATACCGTGTTTagatttttatacttttatacttTGGTTGTGCTAATGAGGAAAGTAATAGAAAAAAAGGGTTTCTCTTGCAAAATATTGCACATATTTGCTTATGTGTtaataaaggttttttttactCGTGcgaatatttttatatatttaagtaTATCGAATCATgcatcaaatatataaaaacatgtcCTCACTTGTACAGGTGATTACAAATAAATGTTAGAGAACAGATGAATTGAAATGCATTAATTCCATAAATAATTACAACTAACAACTGGAAGTACAACAGTTTAATATTTTCTTTAGTCATTACCTGCCAGTAGTATTGAGagataatatattttgacatataAGCTCACTGATAATGATGATACCTATCGTTGAATGAGATGGTGCAGATTGAAAATAGATATAGTAGAGTCATCAACATAAAAAAACTCCAAAACAGTTGTTCTTAATCAACACACAACACTTTAGTGTACAAACCGGAAAGGGTTACTAAGGGAAGGATAGCCCCAATGTGCAATCTACGTGAACAACAAAGCGAAAACAGAGTTGATGAAGCACCTCTGATGTCTAATTGTATCTGAGTTGATAAACTTGACAAGGTACGCAGGAGTTCGGTAAACACTAGTTTCTGTTTTAATTGACTTGCGTGTCTATGACAGAGTGGATACGGATTTAGGTTTGAAGTTCGTATCCTTTTCTGATGTATTAGCCGATGTGCATATATAATTCGTTATGTTGTATCTTTTTGTATCATGGCTCGAATACATATTTGTAAACATACCCAGCTCTGATAGAATTTGGTTTCtagaaatgataaaatttaTCCACTGTTCAATCTCATCGTCTCTAAATAGCTCTACACAAAAATAGAGATTCATGCACGCTAGTCAGTCCATTGGGCCTCTTCAAATCCTAATATTACACATAAccatatttcaaattcaatatttctTTGAAAACTCATAAAACATGTCTTATTGCAAATATTTCCTATATACATTGTTAAATGAACATCTCGGTACCTGCATCGGGTTCgttgttatcattattaaatattccattttatttctttttaagcGTCAGTGACGGAAAGTTATGGATTTCTCAGACTTCGTTCTGTGTAGATAAGTGCTTATTTAGATATATTGGCAAAATCGACAACATTTAGAATTGTTTTCGTTGGAACTTCGCCGATTTCGTAGATTTTTAAGATTATTTATGACGTCACCGTGAAAATGCTTTATAGCATGATGTGGAGAtttcaaaatatagaaatatggaaaatcatttaaagtgaacagtcgggcaaggatggctaaagtcggtaaaattgtgtgaatgtatccagtataatttcttatgaaatagaaaagtaaaatctctcgccaaaatctgtctgcgtgcgaagaaattaatttaaagtatggaaattcttaaacgtcctcccggctgactatgtccgtggttacatttccacgcagcctcgctttcaatgctttcaactttcctttactttaatggtcagaactgggaaacgtaagcagaacttggccgtcgtattaataagtgataacttttggaaggccaatgaacgcatttagactggttttctttgcccgactattcactttaattgaCTGAGTGTTGTTTCTTAATGCTTCATAATATATAGTTGATACTTCATTTTAAGTGTTCTACTTGAATTCGTTAGTGATATATAGTGACAGCTATTTGCATAATAATTGTACCttctgcccctattgcatgattaaAAGAGGCGACTAAATAGTGTAATATTTTACTCTTCTTCCTAAATAACTTTGTTCTTCACTATGGCCGTCTGTCgagcccctgtgaggtaggctcttgGTTTTGTCCacttgccgagacacaccaaagtctataaaagtgtcagcatgcttcagtgatatttcACTATATAAAGAACAGAACAAGAgtaccactatacaagaagacgcaacacgaatataccgcagtctcccaaaacaagcacagCACACTGCATAACACGCTACACATCGCATTCATGGGgggcgtccttacatgacccttgctgttaataagacgttgattaatcaaacaaacaaaaaacaaacaaaaagtgtaCAACTAGAGTTCGTCACTAGTAGTAAGGACACCATAACGTAGTTCGTCCGTGATGTTACAGACAATATAAAGCCTTTTCAACCATTTGGAACGAGTCACTTATGTCCAAAACTTTTAATGTTGATGAAAAGAGACTCTTACCATACGTGATTTATTTcacatttgttgtttttgatatatCAGGTGTTGCATGTTGTGTCTGTAATATGGTCAGcggtttttttttggggggggggggttgttttttttgttttttggggttttttttagATTCTGCTCATTGCACTGACCTATTTATATAGTGATAATAAAGAGCTTTCTATTTCTCATGTATCACAGCTGATGTTTTGGGGGTCTAATTGCCGGAGGGGGATATTCTGTCACTGTAATCAATGGTAGCCAGGAACTCATTTCCCGGGGGACAAACGAAACTAGTTCAAAAAAGATGTTTATACGCCTTAAGAGAAATTAATAATTCATTGATTGATAACACCATCAGTgcattatataaattacatcTGTTCTAAATTCGtcattaaaaaatgaatttactGCCTCGTCTCTGATCGGGAGCCGCTGTCAACGATCTGGAGACACAAAGCTCCGTTTTGGTTTAGAGACTGCGATGCTATATTACCGATGTTCCCATCCGTTCACTTATTGGAGAAGCGTTTTCTGTCAGCATTAACCTCGTGCTATACAAGCAGTAGGTTACAGCGCCTTATCTCTACCACCAGCTCGTACGGCGAGAACTCAGCCAATCCAACAGATCCTTATTGGAGTATCGTAATTTGGACCGTCATTTAGAAAATCAGTTAGCAAACTGTTAAAGGATATACAAAGGAACTTAGCTTAGACGTTTGAAAAGGCTTGATACAAAGTAAGTGgttttttcaacatttaaacTCTCTTTTCGTATCTAGATTGAAAGAAAGATTTGTAATCAACGTTTAACCAATATCAATAGTCTTAGGCTGATGAATGTTTGAACTCGTTCAGTGTACATTGGTACACGATGGAATAGCTACACGTTTGATCGAAAGATAGAATTCCCTCCTGCAACAACAACATGACTTGAAGTCATGCATACGTGATTTTACAGGCAAAAATCATTTGTGATACCAGTGaacattttttatgattttcaagACACGTGTTACGAACGTCATACTGTGGGAGAGGCACAAGACTAACATAGCGTGGTGTTTATAAGTTACTTTTCAAACTCCAAAGAACCACTGGGTACCAGTTATATCAGGAAGCGAAGGATGCACATTATTACAAACACGTAAAGGAGAACCAAATGACTATCTCCTATTCAGTAGAGGTCACAGTTTGATACCGTAACCCAGTCAACTGACGGATATCTCGCTCCATGGCTGGATTCACCTACTTCGTATatgacaaatattttttgtaatataattgGGCAGTGTGTAATCAAAGGACTAAATATTCTTGATTGAGATGCCCAAACTCTGTCGGGAAACATATGATCAAATTATTGGCTACTCATCAGAAAAAGAGAAACCCGTTTTAATAAAACTCGCAAAGTTTATGTATTTTAACTAGTGATGGCGAGTCATAAATGTTGTGTGAGGGCACTGGTCATTGCTGTTGTCTGTGTATTGTGTGAGGGGGCAGAACTCCTTAAGGAGGCCATGCTGCACGAGATACTGTTTGAGAACTATAACCCGCGGGTGAGACCTGTGGCGGATAGTACTACAGCCGTCAACGTGGAGGTGGCCATGTACCTGCTGAGGATTACAGACCTGAGCGAGAAGAATCAGGTCCTCACCTCCAGTATCTGGATGGACATCCGCTGGTACGACGAACTCCTACAGTGGAACCAGTCCGACTATGGCGGAGTGTCCTCTATTCTGGCCGACAAGGACAAAATCTGGACACCAGATCTTCTTGTCCAAAATGAAATCGGAAATAAACGGGGgataggggagacaactctgaaCGACCCGATCGTAATGTCGAGTGGTCACGTGACATGGTGGCCCGGGAAAGAAATCAAGACTACATGTAAAGTCGATTCTACAAAATACCCATTTGATAGTCAGTTTTGTGAGATTGAAATCAGTAAGTGGTATTCCAATGACAATGTGCTGAATATCACGTATACCTACCCAAGCGTTGACCTTGTACACTACGAACAGAGCGAGGAATGGGAGATACTTAGCGCAATCGTACGCAAACATCGCCATTTTGAAGCCAATCAAAACTTCTCTAGGATCAAATACGGGATGACGTTACAGAGGCGTCCATTGTTTTATGTGTTGAACATAATGGTTCCTCTGATCATCCTGTCTCTACTCAACCAGCTCTGCTTCATTCTGCCCATCGAGAGCGGCGAGAAAATCGGCATGTGtatgtcaatatttttgacctttgttgtGTTTCTCACTTTGATTAGCGACACGCTACCTCAGTCATCTATCCACATCCCTATATTTGGAATGTACCTGGTGTTCCAGCTGGTGATCAGTGGTTTGATTATAGGCCTGGAGGTCCTTGTCCTGTTCACGTACCACAAGCCACAGAAGGTGATCAAGGACCGAAACACACAGGTGTGTCACTGTGATAACGACCGAATCACTCAGGTTAACAGTGATGATCAAACAGTCAATAAAATTGTCCGAATCAACACTTTAACACATAATGACTTTTCTATCGGAAAATCACCGGAACCGGAAATGAACGGGTCACACAAAGCAGCCAAGCTGAACAGAATTCTGGGATATATGGTTCTCATGGTGAACACGTTTACTTTAGTGCTTCTTTTTATCGTACTACATACTTGATGAACACTCTAAactacctgtatataacaaaacatttgaaCAACGAAGTTAGTTTATCCATCAAGTCAAATGAAGCATAGCCCATTACCATAGGGAGTTCACAACTTGTCAAAAAATCAAACAGATAATAGCGAAAGTGCCAAAACATGTTAATTAGTTTATGTGCGTATCCTTGCCTATCGCACACGAGGAATCATGTCCGTGTTTGATGGTTTACACAGAAGAAATGACTCGGTCAGAATGATGTACGCGAAGCATCTGTAAATACTGTATGTATATAACAAAAGACAATGTCATCAGTGTTCGTGTGTTCATAATGAAGGTCTAAAAGACTAATTTgtaaagaaacaaataaaagtgTAATATTGTTACAAGAGCTAGTTCTCATGATTGATGGCGTGATCCATAATGGAACCGAACAATATTCACGGAAGAATAGAGCAAATTAGATTTGATTGGTGGGATAAGTGAAGGGTAAGAGAGGAATGTAATTTTACTGAGCAGtgaaaccttttttttttgtttccttttaGAGAAAAGATGAGTAATCATTGCTTCACtgaaaatgacattaaatattATAGAGTGATATCATTTACATTTAACAAGCCTATAAACAGATACATATACTCCATAAAGCACGATCCTGGCGACgtttatttatcaaacaaacaaagaaatcGATAAAACACGAAAACAAGTATCTTGACGAAATATAGATATAACATTGTTTATAATTATTCCATTTGATTTACCGTTTTGCATTTTTTGgccaaaatataataaaaaataatatcaaaatcagCGCAAGATTTCAGCGTTCACAGCATGTGAAGTAAAATCTGAAATAGCGAAGGCGTTCGCATCTAACATTCCTTCACAATTGAATCTATATCACATCGCCGACAATGCAGGACGTTGACATGTTTTCCATTGCAAATGCATCACTCATTTTCTATGACCTCATTTATAGTAATGGAATTTaccaatataattaattttgtttcgaCGTAATTTGATAGGAACAATTCAAAAGAAGAATAGGTTCCATCTGATTAATGATAAATTTGCGCGAGCTGTAAGGCAA
The nucleotide sequence above comes from Argopecten irradians isolate NY chromosome 1, Ai_NY, whole genome shotgun sequence. Encoded proteins:
- the LOC138311110 gene encoding acetylcholine receptor subunit alpha-like 2 gives rise to the protein MASHKCCVRALVIAVVCVLCEGAELLKEAMLHEILFENYNPRVRPVADSTTAVNVEVAMYLLRITDLSEKNQVLTSSIWMDIRWYDELLQWNQSDYGGVSSILADKDKIWTPDLLVQNEIGNKRGIGETTLNDPIVMSSGHVTWWPGKEIKTTCKVDSTKYPFDSQFCEIEISKWYSNDNVLNITYTYPSVDLVHYEQSEEWEILSAIVRKHRHFEANQNFSRIKYGMTLQRRPLFYVLNIMVPLIILSLLNQLCFILPIESGEKIGMCMSIFLTFVVFLTLISDTLPQSSIHIPIFGMYLVFQLVISGLIIGLEVLVLFTYHKPQKVIKDRNTQVCHCDNDRITQVNSDDQTVNKIVRINTLTHNDFSIGKSPEPEMNGSHKAAKLNRILGYMVLMVNTFTLVLLFIVLHT